Proteins found in one Streptomyces sp. NBC_00461 genomic segment:
- a CDS encoding Ppx/GppA phosphatase family protein yields MTRVAAIDCGTNSIRLLVADADPDTGELVDLDRRMTIVRLGQGVDRTGRLAPEALERTFAACREYAAIIKEHGAERLRFVATSASRDADNRDEFVRGVLDILGVEPEVISGDQEAEFSFTGATRELTGSDHLAKPYLVVDIGGGSTEFVVGEEHVRAARSVDVGCVRMTERHLVREGAVTDPPTDEQIAAMRADIERALDVAEETVPLSEARTLVGLAGSVTTISAIAQELPEYDSRRIHHSRVPHDKVREITEWLLHSTHAERAAVPSMHPGRVDVIAAGALVLLSIMERTGAEEVVVSEHDILDGIAWSVA; encoded by the coding sequence ATGACCCGGGTCGCTGCCATCGACTGCGGTACCAACTCCATCCGTCTCCTCGTCGCCGACGCGGACCCGGACACCGGTGAACTGGTCGATCTGGACCGGCGCATGACCATCGTGCGGCTCGGACAGGGCGTCGACCGGACCGGGCGGCTCGCCCCCGAGGCGCTGGAGCGGACGTTCGCCGCCTGCCGTGAGTACGCCGCGATCATCAAGGAGCACGGCGCCGAGCGACTGCGCTTCGTGGCCACCTCGGCCTCCCGGGATGCCGACAACCGCGACGAGTTCGTGCGCGGCGTGCTCGACATCCTCGGCGTCGAACCCGAGGTCATCTCCGGCGACCAGGAGGCCGAGTTCTCCTTCACCGGCGCGACCAGGGAACTGACGGGCAGCGACCACCTCGCCAAGCCGTATCTCGTCGTGGATATCGGCGGCGGCTCGACCGAGTTCGTCGTGGGCGAGGAGCACGTGCGCGCGGCGCGCTCGGTCGACGTCGGCTGTGTGCGGATGACCGAGCGGCACCTGGTGCGGGAGGGCGCCGTCACCGACCCGCCGACCGACGAGCAGATCGCGGCGATGCGGGCCGACATCGAGCGGGCCCTCGATGTCGCCGAGGAGACGGTTCCGCTCAGCGAGGCGCGCACGCTGGTCGGGCTCGCCGGGTCGGTCACGACGATCTCGGCGATCGCGCAGGAACTGCCCGAGTACGACTCGCGGCGCATCCACCACTCCCGTGTCCCGCACGACAAGGTCCGCGAGATCACCGAGTGGCTGCTTCACTCCACCCACGCCGAGCGGGCAGCCGTCCCCTCCATGCACCCGGGGCGCGTCGACGTCATCGCGGCGGGGGCCCTCGTACTGCTCTCGATCATGGAGCGGACCGGGGCGGAGGAGGTCGTGGTGAGCGAGCACGACATCCTCGACGGCATCGCGTGGTCGGTGGCTTAG
- a CDS encoding DUF501 domain-containing protein produces the protein METPPPPTPRTEPTDADVEAFKQQLGRPPRGLRAIAHRCPCGQPDVVETAPRLPDGTPFPTTYYLTCPRAASAIGTLEANGVMKEMTERLQSDPELAAAYRSAHEDYIRRRDEIEVLEGFPSAGGMPDRVKCLHVLVGHSLAAGPGVNPLGDEALAMLPEWWLKGPCVVPPGAAEE, from the coding sequence ATGGAAACGCCCCCGCCGCCCACCCCGCGCACCGAGCCCACCGACGCGGACGTCGAGGCCTTCAAGCAGCAGCTAGGGCGGCCGCCGCGCGGGCTGCGCGCCATCGCGCACCGCTGCCCCTGCGGTCAGCCGGACGTCGTCGAGACGGCGCCGCGCCTGCCCGACGGCACGCCCTTCCCGACGACGTACTACCTGACGTGCCCGCGCGCCGCCTCGGCGATCGGCACGCTGGAGGCGAACGGCGTCATGAAGGAGATGACGGAGCGGCTGCAGTCCGATCCGGAACTTGCCGCCGCGTATCGCTCCGCGCATGAGGACTACATCCGGCGCCGGGACGAGATCGAGGTGCTGGAGGGGTTCCCGAGCGCCGGTGGCATGCCGGACCGGGTGAAGTGTCTGCACGTGCTGGTGGGGCACTCTCTGGCCGCGGGGCCTGGCGTGAACCCCCTCGGCGACGAGGCACTGGCGATGCTGCCGGAGTGGTGGCTCAAGGGGCCGTGTGTTGTGCCGCCGGGTGCAGCCGAGGAGTGA
- a CDS encoding FtsB family cell division protein — MAVKDRDRFSTATRIKLLGEQTAARVYRSQTKRQARRSRLTGRAALLALVLCSLVVALAYPIRQYVSQRSDIADLRRQKAQAKERVEQLRDLKARWQDDAYAEQQIRLRLHYVMPGETGYVVIDPNAAKQSRAELGAADRPWYTNVWDGVDKSDASDQ; from the coding sequence ATGGCCGTGAAGGACCGGGACCGGTTCTCCACCGCGACCAGGATCAAGCTGCTCGGCGAGCAGACGGCGGCCCGTGTCTACCGCTCCCAGACCAAGCGCCAGGCCCGCCGCTCGCGCCTCACCGGCCGGGCGGCGCTGCTCGCCCTGGTCCTGTGCTCGCTGGTCGTCGCCCTCGCGTATCCCATAAGGCAGTACGTCTCCCAGCGCTCCGACATCGCCGACCTCCGGCGGCAGAAGGCACAGGCCAAGGAGCGGGTCGAGCAGTTGCGCGACCTGAAGGCACGCTGGCAGGACGACGCGTACGCCGAGCAGCAGATCCGGCTGCGGCTGCACTATGTGATGCCGGGCGAGACGGGTTACGTCGTCATCGACCCGAACGCCGCCAAGCAGTCGCGGGCCGAACTCGGCGCCGCCGACCGCCCCTGGTACACGAACGTCTGGGACGGGGTCGACAAGTCAGACGCCTCCGACCAGTAA